Below is a window of Paramisgurnus dabryanus chromosome 20, PD_genome_1.1, whole genome shotgun sequence DNA.
TGTATAATTAAAAACGCAATGAAAGACGCCAGCAAAATCACTTCCAAGGCAAACAGTACCCCATTTTCTGATTGGTCATCATATCTTTCATGCTCCCTGCACTGCATCGCCAGCATGTAAAATAATACAATGCATTTGTTCCTTTCcaatttatatactgtatgatgTATTTAGGTATCGACCAGATCGAAGCTTAACCATGTGGTTATTGTACAACGTGGCGAACTTGTAGATGCGCCACAGCCATTCGCGTGCAAAGCTTCGTCAGCACATTACAGCATGTGAGGTGTCGAGCCTCCTTTACAATATGCTTGCAATACAACACAACCTTCGCATACAATACTTGCTGTTTCCTGCAGCAGTGAAATAAAAACGGCGCAGCGTAAACGAGTAAACCCATCCTTACTAGCAGTGATGCATCCCTGTTTGTTTACTAACGTCATTTCTCCAGGATCCCAGCACATGCCTGTGAAGAGGAGTAGCTACGTTAACTTCACAACTCATTGAACGAAACGCCTCCTGTTTGTAAAATGCACCGACACTGCTCGTTTATATTAGCCGATACGAAGTGATATATTTACCTTCTTGTATGCATCCTCCCCCTGGCTGGTCTTCAgcataaaatgtgttattttctgcCGCTAAACCTTAAACATCCCTCAGCGTCACTGTGTGCTGCAGCCAAGGCAACCAACTCTCGCGATATTTGGCATATCAGGTGCCGAGTGCGACAGTGAGACTACTAGGGCTATGATCACAATGCCATACGTTATCTGtacaatatattatataatatatacctTTAAAGGTAGTACGTATTATCCAACGTTCAAACAATACTATACTATTTAACTTATAGTGTGCTCTACAAGTGCTACATCTGGGCATACATAAAAGTTCATAATGCACAGTTGGCCTATGTatagaaaaataaattgtaGTACACTTGTTTGCTTGTCCATACATAGACCCTGTCGTACAGATggattcattttaattttttgtatgtattttaaccTGAAGGAAAATGTTTTTATGAACTTGTGCACCTACTGTAACTGTCTGTTGTTGGTTGtataaaaatagttttataagATATTGTAACCCACCTGCTTCTGTAAATTCTAATTATAGTCACAAAAGCCAAAACAAAAAATACCATattcttaatttatttaagAGTTAGCATAATGCTGAACACATGAGtttcaatgtttttatttatttattggctAATTGTGTATTTGCATTAATTTTTGCAGTGTCTTATTTTACAGTTATGCATAAAtaacatgtaaatgtaattaattttaatacaacaaTGACAGTGTGTAAGGTGTTCCACAACCTAAATCCAGACAGTATGAAGTAATATCCATGTTATTACTCAATACTTATATAATTCTGTATTGAATAGTAAAGTCTGATAATTTCATTTACATGGATGCAGATTGCAGTCAAACCTATTAGACTTAAAAGTGACAAAATAAGGCAGCGTGTGCCAAGCAGGCACATTATGCTCATTTGTTCACCTCAAAAGTGCTACATGCTgagaaaataaaaagcaaatcaAAAAGTCAATCAAAATTCAAGCAAATCAAAACTTAAGTCTCCAACGGAGCTCAACTTACTCCCCGACACAAACATATTTCTTTGCAAAAGCTTTCTAATGCAAATTCTGCTGCAGATTTCTATTAAGTTAAATGTGTACATGTTTGCCATTGACATTAGAAGTTTTGTAACCTGATGGTTATACACACATGGTTTCAATTTTGCTTtggaaaaacattttaaatacaaGATACAAGCATTGATGCTCAGGCTGTTAAATTTTAACtatttgtatgtgttttttgtACGTGTCTGGTTATGAGAGTAAAAGGACAGGCATAAATCCTTTTTTAGGGTTGATTAAAGGATGACACGTTCACAGGTCATCAGTCTCCGTCTCAAATGGTATTGCATCCAACTCCAAGTGAATGCTGCCTGGTTCACCGCTACCTGCCCAGGGAATGGGTGTGCGGTTGAAGGAGGGACGTGCATTTATATCATGCTGGTACACCACTACCGGTTGAGGCTCCTCGGTCGCCACATCAATGTCTGGCATCTGGAAGGTCATCAGCTGAGCAGCTTTATCAAAGCCTCCATAGGGCATTGCACTCCTGGGCACATCAAGACAAATATAATGAAAAGAGAAACATATTAAAAGAGTAGATATAAGTAAATATAGCCattaagttatattttttgcaATCTGTCCTGTTTGTAAGGTTCTCAATAAAAAATTGAACTGCAATGAGGCACCTGTTGAAGCACTTATATTTGCACAGCTCCGAATAAGTACATGGTGCTGGCATATAAGGCTTCATTGTGGCTAGAAGATCTTGGTTTCCTTTCATAGCCTTTTCCCATGGTGAAATGTATGTCTTCGAATACTCAGCTTTTTTCTTAGCCTTTTCTGAAGCAGCTTTAGAATGATCATTGCCTATAGAGAAATATAACTTTATTGAAAGTGATCATCCACATTATAACTGTATAAGCTTGCCACGTAGAGATTAATGAATTAGTTAACACCATTTTCATCCCGAGTGTGGATGAGTTGGCTAGTGCATAAAGGTCTCCATCTGGGTTCCTACTCACTCAGTGAGGCATCTCCTGAAACACCATCCATCCCTCCTGCTCCTGCCACCCCTCCAGCACCCCCTGCACCACCAGCACCACCTGCACCACCAGCAAGCCCACCTGCTAGCAGCCCACCCCTTGCTCCATGGCTCCCTGGTTTAGGAGGAGGCACTGGTGCTTGGCCAGTCCCACCAGCATGGCCGACCATCTGTCCACAAACCAGGCGGCCACCAATATTTATCATTTGCCCCCCCAGGCCGGGCACAAACCTCTGGAAGTTTTCCTTCAAACAGAAATCAGTAATTGAAGAAAGTATAAAAATAGTGGAAGTATAAATTACAGTTTCCAAAATGGTGGTCCATAATAAGGAATCAGGATAGAAgaaatacatttacataaacTGTAGAGGAATTACTGTAAAATTGCAAACACCTACACAGAAGTTTCGGTGTATTAAGTTGTATTAAGCTCCCTACCATGGTGTCACCAGTGAAGACGTCAGGGTTATTTTCATAGATAAACCTCTCCACACGCTGCTTCCTCATCTTGAACATCTTTGATCCTTTGTTGTTCAAAAGTGACAGTTCCTCCAGCATGATATCTTTGGGTGTCCCGATCTTTCTTCCCAGGTCAAACTCTGACACGTGAGGCTCTAAATCATACTCTAGAAATGATGAGTAATTGATTAACTGTCAATCACTGTCAAGTCCCTTAAAAACAGTGTGGACAATGAGCATGCACTTTTCAATATCTGCATATCCATTAAGCTATTTACAAATGATCAAAAATAAAATAGTGGCAGGAATGCTCAACTTTGATTTAAAGCGACTTACTGCATTCAGGCTGTTTATCGATTTGATGATTCATAATTTGTAGGACCAAATTGCAACAAGcagcaaatcacaaaaaaatggaaTAATGTTTCACAATATTCCCAAAAACCCTGAGCGTCGTTAAAAATGAATTGCTGCTGTCAAGAGGATATATAGCTGGCTACATTTAGTTAGGCCTACCAAGTTATATGGCTGGATTATGTTATGTTGCTTCAGTCGCGTTAGTATTCTATAATTTACCTTTCATTACATGTAGTGTTAATGTGTCCTGACGTGACTGATTAAACAAAGTACCcttatttttagacatccttTTGGAATTTTTGCAGTCAGATCATCAGGTTATAATAATGCAACTAGTTCATCTAAATATAAATGATCTGCTGGAACCCCATTCAAGCACAGCAAACCCAAACCGGTGCTCAGCAGCATATCTGCCACTAATCTGCTaatgacatgacatttgttCAAAATCGTTGTTATTGTAAATACTGACTTCAGCCTAGACTGCGAGATAATGATCTGTCTGGGAAAACAGGGCATTAAAACATGACTTCAGGTTACTCAATTCTACCACGTGAACCAAACTGTTAAAGGTGTAAAAAaagaattatatatatatacatacagctataaaatatgttttttagaTAAACACGAACAAATCAAATAACCTGTTTGGTTAACGTTTCCAGTCAGTATAAAACTGGCCCATATTGCATAATGAGTACAGACAACATATTTATGGAAAATTCATTTTAGAACAAAAAGTATAGACATAAATAAACTTGCAACTGTATGATTGCATGCTGATTATTACGttgcaaaaggaaaaatatAAAGCATGCTATCAAGATTAATTCAAtgcaattaaataaataaacaatatgcaCAGTTCTTATGCATCTTAAATATTGtgtttaaaggcagggtgcatgatttttgaaaaacgctttgggaaagggagttgggccgactaccaaaacacacttgtagccaatcagcagtaaggggcgtgtctactaaccaacgacgttgcctgggttgcgtatgtgtggggctgGTCTATCAAATAAAGGTCCAGATATTTTTGGGGTAGggacgtgtttgtttaggtgatttcaaatgtcaacattggctttcagagatcatggaccccACCTTTAATTGTGGGTGTCGGGTCGGCAACACTACGTTTTGTTTAGAGCAGCTACTCAAATTTCCTAGAGATGGCGGCACAACTAAGTCGTGACTTGCCTGAAACCcatgaatacattttattagtatgtgggttccctgggatcaaacccataacCTATTGTGcagctaatgcaatgctcaatTGACTGATCTACATGATGATGGTTAGTAAACCACATTACTATATCAGTGCTTAGAAGGAGAAAGATCTGTTTATGGTTTAACAAATCAGGTccatcttttattttcttttatataaATGGTTGAACATCATTTGTCAAAACAATTTTGTAAAAGAAGAACAAACAGATTTGCACAGTAGTAAGTTATAAGTTAGAAATTCATCTACAGGGTTATCCTTAGTTCATGATATACAGTAAATCCAATCCAGTGCATTCATGCTATACTCTAATATTTTATTAACGGTGATCTTGGAATCAAACCGATGACATATGCGTTGGTATAAGATATATAGTTGGCTAAGATATATTTGTGACCCTTTATAATGTctgaaagctaaataaataagcttccCATATGTCTGGTTTGtaaggataggacaatatttggccgatatacaactatttaaaaatctggaaaCTGAGTGTGCAAAAAATCACTGCCTTTAAAGTtttccaaatgaagtccttagtaACAAATATGACTTATgatgaatacatttttgatagTTACTATAGAAAACGtgcaaaatatctttatgaCACATGATATGATTTAATATCcaaatgatttttggcatttaaaaaatgtgta
It encodes the following:
- the myoz1a gene encoding myozenin-1a, whose translation is MPLSGTPAPPNKRKKVTKMITDLSHINQNEYDLEPHVSEFDLGRKIGTPKDIMLEELSLLNNKGSKMFKMRKQRVERFIYENNPDVFTGDTMENFQRFVPGLGGQMINIGGRLVCGQMVGHAGGTGQAPVPPPKPGSHGARGGLLAGGLAGGAGGAGGAGGAGGVAGAGGMDGVSGDASLSNDHSKAASEKAKKKAEYSKTYISPWEKAMKGNQDLLATMKPYMPAPCTYSELCKYKCFNRSAMPYGGFDKAAQLMTFQMPDIDVATEEPQPVVVYQHDINARPSFNRTPIPWAGSGEPGSIHLELDAIPFETETDDL